One Rhodococcus sp. P1Y DNA window includes the following coding sequences:
- a CDS encoding Rieske 2Fe-2S domain-containing protein, whose product MSETLEPRAASTVSRPTVAQPPKEADRVKTPAQKKKDGNLPGRQDWSSWPLYQAAGAGFRGYWYPVVFSSKVGERPVRVKLLGEDIFVIRDRGVVRGMANRCPHRGVPLSYGNKQFPGTISCVYHGWTFDLESGDLKAAITDGPKSPICGKVTQPTYHVEERLGMVWIFVGDGEEPHPIDEQLPEELVSNAAVIGSRIMPREGNWRFACENGYDEGHAKYLHRTALWRLFKAMPVWNTTKIVKRGRWIYRVQLEQFWDADFPGLGKWTGKAWFKSNPPKTTTNIGNTGSHREVNEVIAAQEFPGFASVSMPGVLRIAYPTFIHYEFYVPVDEDNHLYVGVMADFQKGWKTIPFYFKYLGAVRWLFHGQFSSQDKWMVEVTDAPPEKLYRPDDSLLQWRKLAEDTTEDRIDALAEQGIDVPTPN is encoded by the coding sequence ATGAGCGAGACGCTGGAACCCCGCGCGGCGTCGACGGTATCGCGCCCTACCGTCGCGCAACCGCCGAAAGAAGCGGACCGAGTGAAGACGCCGGCCCAGAAGAAGAAGGACGGCAACCTGCCCGGCAGGCAGGACTGGTCGAGTTGGCCCCTGTATCAGGCAGCCGGAGCAGGCTTCCGAGGCTACTGGTACCCCGTGGTGTTCTCGTCCAAGGTCGGCGAGCGTCCCGTACGGGTCAAGCTGCTCGGTGAGGACATCTTCGTCATCCGCGACCGCGGCGTCGTTCGAGGAATGGCCAACCGGTGCCCCCACCGCGGAGTGCCGCTGAGTTACGGAAACAAGCAGTTTCCCGGCACGATCTCGTGTGTCTACCACGGCTGGACCTTCGACCTCGAGAGCGGCGACCTCAAGGCCGCAATCACCGATGGTCCCAAGTCGCCGATCTGCGGCAAGGTCACCCAACCGACCTACCACGTCGAGGAACGACTGGGAATGGTGTGGATTTTCGTCGGCGACGGTGAAGAGCCACACCCCATCGACGAGCAGCTGCCCGAGGAACTCGTCAGCAACGCGGCCGTGATCGGTTCGCGGATCATGCCGCGAGAAGGTAACTGGCGCTTCGCCTGCGAGAACGGTTACGACGAGGGGCACGCGAAATACCTGCACCGAACGGCGCTGTGGCGACTGTTCAAGGCCATGCCGGTGTGGAACACCACCAAGATCGTCAAGCGAGGTCGCTGGATCTACCGAGTCCAGCTGGAACAGTTCTGGGATGCGGACTTCCCCGGGCTCGGCAAGTGGACCGGTAAGGCCTGGTTCAAGAGCAATCCGCCGAAGACCACCACGAACATCGGCAACACCGGTTCGCACCGTGAGGTGAACGAAGTGATTGCGGCACAGGAGTTCCCAGGTTTCGCGTCGGTGAGTATGCCGGGCGTTCTGCGGATTGCCTACCCCACCTTCATTCACTACGAGTTCTACGTGCCGGTCGACGAGGACAACCACCTCTACGTAGGAGTGATGGCGGACTTCCAGAAGGGGTGGAAGACCATCCCCTTCTACTTCAAGTATCTCGGAGCGGTCCGGTGGCTGTTCCACGGTCAGTTCTCGAGCCAGGACAAGTGGATGGTCGAGGTGACCGATGCGCCGCCGGAGAAGCTGTACCGGCCGGACGACTCGCTGCTGCAGTGGCGCAAGCTCGCCGAGGACACGACAGAGGACCGCATCGATGCCTTGGCCGAACAGGGCATCGACGTACCGACCCCGAACTGA
- a CDS encoding catechol 1,2-dioxygenase produces MSIVLGIGASHSTLMNTHWDKVVHTDRAEAFRDGLATARDRIVEARPDVVVLVGSNHFRGFWLDLIPSFTMGVGEVIAAGDGGTPKGPQKTDPEFARTLAQHLVDAGTEVAISARLQIDHGQSHAIQYLLDGIDVPVVPLVVNVFAAPLPTLPRVAELGRNIARAIESIGDRRVVVVASGGLSHQLPWPSDWTAPEGEDEEFLVEAWLNGRGEWERYDKRRREIIVGAQPTIFPEFDEQFLRDLEHGDLQKYTQWTSEQIAENAGNGGQELRTWLMMAAALGFAPGKTLAYSPMPEWLTGMGVAVIEPQSLPGEKNS; encoded by the coding sequence ATGTCAATCGTGCTGGGAATCGGGGCGTCTCATTCCACGTTGATGAACACCCACTGGGACAAGGTGGTTCACACCGACCGCGCCGAGGCGTTTCGGGACGGACTGGCGACGGCCCGCGACCGCATCGTCGAAGCACGTCCGGACGTCGTGGTTCTGGTGGGATCCAATCACTTCCGGGGTTTCTGGCTGGACCTGATTCCGTCGTTCACCATGGGCGTCGGCGAGGTGATTGCCGCAGGTGACGGCGGAACACCGAAGGGGCCGCAGAAGACCGATCCCGAGTTCGCTCGTACGTTGGCGCAGCACCTCGTCGATGCCGGCACCGAGGTCGCCATTTCGGCACGCCTGCAGATCGACCATGGACAGTCCCACGCAATCCAGTACCTACTCGACGGAATCGACGTTCCGGTAGTGCCGTTGGTGGTCAACGTCTTTGCTGCGCCCCTGCCGACACTTCCTCGCGTTGCTGAGCTCGGTCGCAATATCGCACGGGCCATCGAGAGCATCGGTGATCGCCGTGTCGTCGTCGTCGCGTCGGGCGGACTGTCACATCAGCTGCCCTGGCCCAGTGACTGGACCGCTCCCGAGGGAGAGGACGAGGAGTTCCTGGTCGAGGCCTGGTTGAACGGGCGCGGCGAGTGGGAGCGATACGACAAGCGGCGACGGGAGATCATCGTCGGTGCGCAACCGACCATATTCCCGGAATTCGACGAACAGTTTCTGCGCGACCTCGAACACGGCGATCTGCAGAAGTACACCCAGTGGACATCCGAGCAGATCGCCGAAAACGCAGGAAACGGTGGCCAAGAGCTACGAACGTGGCTGATGATGGCTGCTGCTCTCGGCTTCGCGCCGGGCAAGACTCTTGCGTATTCGCCGATGCCCGAATGGTTGACGGGAATGGGCGTGGCCGTGATCGAACCCCAATCCTTGCCAGGAGAGAAGAACTCATGA
- a CDS encoding alpha/beta fold hydrolase, which produces MTVASPVAVEKSPAASAPPESRFIQADGATYHYYDIGTGQDTIFLHGGGPGCTAWSDFGPVAPYFEADRRCVLVDILQYGQSEKCLINGPMWDFHAAKTVALMDALGIEQADFVCNSWGGTIALNVAALYPERVRSLVITGSMPVFYGPLAPLPERGHRGRTARDVYYGGEGPTREKMRTLITRLEWCDADRLPEETLDMRYQQSLDPEETALAAMSDSPRGEWQDLTQQLGLIEAPTLFIWGREDAFLTPDYPMMLARMIKRGNLHVMDNVSHHLQEERPAAYHAVVNGFFTASQHP; this is translated from the coding sequence ATGACTGTCGCATCACCGGTTGCGGTCGAGAAGTCGCCCGCCGCTTCGGCACCCCCGGAAAGCCGCTTCATCCAAGCGGACGGTGCCACCTACCACTACTACGACATCGGCACCGGGCAGGACACGATCTTCCTGCACGGTGGCGGCCCAGGATGCACCGCGTGGAGTGACTTCGGTCCCGTCGCACCGTATTTCGAGGCAGACCGACGCTGTGTCCTGGTCGACATCCTGCAATACGGGCAGTCGGAGAAGTGCCTGATCAATGGCCCGATGTGGGACTTCCATGCGGCCAAGACCGTGGCGCTGATGGACGCACTCGGCATCGAACAAGCTGACTTCGTCTGTAACTCATGGGGCGGAACGATCGCGCTGAACGTGGCGGCGCTGTACCCCGAACGTGTTCGCTCACTGGTCATCACCGGCAGTATGCCGGTGTTCTACGGTCCGTTGGCCCCACTCCCCGAGCGCGGTCATCGCGGACGGACAGCACGGGACGTCTACTACGGCGGTGAGGGCCCTACACGGGAGAAGATGCGGACACTGATCACTCGTCTGGAATGGTGTGACGCCGATCGTCTCCCCGAGGAGACCCTGGACATGCGCTACCAGCAGAGCCTCGATCCCGAGGAAACGGCACTGGCGGCGATGTCGGACAGCCCGCGCGGCGAATGGCAGGACCTGACACAGCAGTTGGGCCTGATCGAGGCACCCACCTTGTTCATCTGGGGCCGCGAGGATGCATTCCTCACGCCCGACTATCCGATGATGCTCGCACGCATGATCAAGCGCGGAAATCTGCATGTCATGGACAACGTCTCGCACCATCTGCAGGAAGAGCGACCCGCGGCGTACCACGCCGTGGTCAATGGATTCTTCACTGCCAGCCAACATCCCTGA
- a CDS encoding alpha/beta fold hydrolase — protein sequence MTQELARTIWTELAGLDFSVSTIDAGGIPTRSLRAGNGAEHVVFLHGTSGHLEAFAQNIKAHAERYTVHAIDMLGHGYTGKPDYPYEIPRYRDHLLAYFDAVGIDKAHIGGESLGGWVGGRTAIDNPERIASLQMIAAGGTVANPEVMDRIRTSTRKAVETDDVELTRRRMQLLMHDPANASEELISVRHTIYHQPDFVAGIDNLLSLQNMETRLRNILTPEDLAQITVPTLVVWGRNNPFGDIPEANAMHQNIAGSELLLFDNCGHWPQREHADEYNAASLAFLEKHPIA from the coding sequence GTGACGCAGGAACTCGCACGAACAATTTGGACTGAACTGGCGGGGCTGGACTTCAGTGTCAGCACCATCGACGCAGGTGGCATCCCCACTCGATCGCTTCGGGCCGGTAACGGTGCCGAGCACGTCGTGTTCTTACACGGCACCAGCGGTCACCTGGAAGCGTTCGCCCAGAACATCAAGGCACACGCAGAGCGCTACACCGTTCACGCAATCGACATGCTCGGCCACGGCTACACCGGAAAGCCGGACTACCCGTACGAAATCCCGCGTTACCGCGATCATTTGCTCGCGTACTTCGATGCCGTCGGTATCGACAAGGCGCATATCGGGGGAGAGTCACTGGGAGGCTGGGTCGGCGGCAGGACCGCAATCGACAATCCCGAACGCATCGCCTCGCTGCAGATGATCGCAGCCGGTGGAACCGTGGCCAACCCGGAGGTCATGGATCGCATTCGCACGAGCACGCGAAAGGCCGTCGAGACCGACGATGTGGAGCTCACACGCCGTCGGATGCAGTTGCTCATGCACGACCCGGCCAACGCGAGCGAGGAATTGATCTCGGTTCGTCACACCATCTACCACCAGCCTGATTTCGTCGCAGGTATCGACAATCTCCTGTCGTTGCAGAACATGGAGACTCGGCTGCGGAACATCCTCACACCCGAGGACCTCGCCCAGATCACAGTTCCCACACTGGTCGTCTGGGGTCGCAACAACCCGTTCGGGGACATCCCGGAAGCAAACGCGATGCACCAGAACATCGCCGGATCCGAGCTTCTGTTGTTCGACAACTGTGGACACTGGCCCCAGCGTGAGCACGCGGACGAGTACAACGCGGCCAGTCTCGCGTTCCTCGAGAAGCACCCGATCGCATGA
- a CDS encoding quinone oxidoreductase family protein: MSGTMRAARVHAWGQAPVVEDVDVPVPAPGEALVRVEAASVAHLDVTVASGEFGIKPTLPYTGGVEGSGVVVESAVFEPGTKVVLRGGGLGLFKNGTWAEYVVVKDKALVEVPQGLSPEVAATFWVPTTTAHAALVDVGRLGSWLPDVGSAAEEHVIVAGAAGAVGSMVTQLALRHGAKVTALVADREQASRVADGATALVADDDEQFAELAKQRPATLLVDTLGGSNLIVRSRWVRPGGRAVSIGYVTGNDVSIGLSNWLLDDVALLPVNMIRREESARATVPELAALLAAGDLTLDYESFTLDETGIALDKLGAGKVRGRAVVIPK, from the coding sequence ATGAGTGGAACGATGCGCGCAGCCCGTGTGCACGCGTGGGGACAGGCACCTGTCGTCGAAGACGTCGATGTACCCGTACCGGCACCGGGGGAGGCGCTCGTCCGCGTCGAGGCCGCATCGGTGGCGCACCTCGATGTGACCGTCGCCAGTGGTGAGTTCGGTATCAAGCCGACGCTTCCCTACACCGGAGGCGTGGAGGGCAGCGGCGTCGTCGTCGAGTCGGCCGTCTTCGAGCCCGGAACCAAAGTGGTACTGCGCGGCGGCGGCCTGGGACTGTTCAAGAACGGAACCTGGGCCGAGTACGTCGTCGTCAAGGACAAGGCGTTGGTCGAGGTGCCCCAGGGTCTCTCGCCCGAGGTCGCTGCGACGTTCTGGGTACCGACGACGACCGCCCACGCTGCACTCGTCGACGTCGGCCGACTCGGCTCGTGGTTGCCCGATGTCGGCAGCGCGGCCGAGGAACACGTCATCGTGGCCGGTGCCGCCGGGGCCGTCGGCTCGATGGTCACTCAGTTGGCCCTGCGACACGGAGCCAAGGTGACGGCCCTCGTGGCCGACCGCGAGCAGGCTTCGCGAGTCGCTGACGGAGCCACCGCATTGGTCGCCGACGATGACGAGCAGTTCGCCGAACTGGCGAAGCAACGCCCGGCCACCTTGCTGGTGGACACGCTGGGCGGGTCTAATCTCATCGTCCGATCCCGTTGGGTGCGCCCCGGCGGCCGCGCGGTTTCGATCGGATACGTCACCGGCAACGACGTGTCGATCGGGCTGTCGAACTGGCTGCTCGACGACGTTGCACTGTTGCCGGTCAACATGATTCGTCGCGAGGAGTCGGCGCGTGCCACAGTTCCCGAACTTGCTGCTCTGTTGGCGGCGGGAGATCTGACGCTCGATTACGAGAGCTTCACGTTGGACGAGACCGGGATCGCGCTCGACAAGCTCGGCGCAGGAAAGGTCCGTGGACGAGCGGTGGTCATTCCCAAGTGA
- a CDS encoding M20 family metallopeptidase, with product MSRRDSADDAIERVLAHLTRERLLAAVRAMVDIASPTGGEAPLAEWITSNLASAGVDAEVQRIDASQANAVATIPGSDGPSLLLYAPIDTFTTGDPSLDIPGAAVSWRPDLAPQSVVSGDIVEGLGAGNPKGHGAVVLAVLHALHAAGVAPPGDVVGGFGAGGMPSFAVSGVGAPDRTNTGHGVGAGFMLERGYTTDFAVIAKPGWTVLHEEVGLVWIDVTVHGRHTYVGSRHRIPYSNAVASAGRVAIALEDWLEGYAQRHRYATMTPQGVVSSISGGLRRLAASTPAAVTLRLDLRLTTQQTPATVLREVRAMLAGVSEQLGVEVSARAVAAIPATCTSPDSPVIAAAIEAFETVSGSPHEVVMDNSGATDANILRMRGVPTARVGMPKVAAVPDGSSIDFTRGMNLVDVREMARLAEILIRTVFLLPSKADSARTE from the coding sequence ATGAGCAGAAGGGACTCCGCCGACGACGCAATCGAGCGCGTTCTCGCACATCTCACGCGAGAACGTCTGCTCGCTGCCGTCCGTGCGATGGTGGACATTGCCAGCCCCACGGGCGGGGAGGCGCCGTTGGCCGAGTGGATCACGTCGAATCTGGCGTCGGCCGGGGTCGATGCCGAGGTTCAACGCATCGACGCGAGCCAGGCGAACGCCGTCGCGACCATCCCCGGCAGCGACGGACCGTCCCTTCTGCTCTACGCCCCGATCGATACGTTCACCACCGGTGACCCCTCGCTCGACATCCCGGGCGCGGCGGTGTCGTGGCGGCCGGATCTTGCACCGCAGTCGGTGGTCTCGGGCGACATCGTCGAGGGACTCGGAGCCGGTAATCCCAAGGGCCACGGGGCTGTGGTGCTGGCTGTGCTGCATGCGTTGCACGCAGCCGGCGTCGCTCCGCCCGGAGACGTCGTGGGAGGCTTCGGAGCCGGCGGAATGCCCAGTTTCGCAGTGTCGGGAGTCGGCGCGCCGGACCGCACGAACACCGGTCACGGGGTCGGCGCGGGGTTTATGCTCGAGCGCGGCTACACCACCGACTTCGCCGTCATAGCCAAGCCCGGTTGGACGGTTCTGCACGAGGAGGTCGGGCTCGTGTGGATCGACGTGACCGTGCACGGGCGGCATACCTACGTCGGCAGCCGCCATCGAATTCCGTACAGCAATGCGGTCGCGTCGGCCGGCCGCGTGGCCATCGCCCTCGAAGACTGGCTGGAGGGGTACGCACAGCGCCACCGATACGCGACGATGACGCCGCAAGGAGTGGTTTCGTCGATCAGTGGCGGCCTGCGACGACTCGCGGCGTCGACCCCTGCTGCAGTGACGCTCAGGCTCGATCTGAGGCTGACGACCCAGCAGACGCCGGCCACGGTGCTGCGGGAAGTGCGCGCCATGTTGGCCGGTGTGAGCGAGCAGCTCGGCGTAGAGGTGTCCGCACGAGCGGTGGCGGCCATTCCTGCGACCTGCACGTCCCCCGACTCGCCGGTGATCGCGGCGGCTATCGAAGCGTTCGAGACCGTGTCCGGTTCACCTCACGAGGTCGTCATGGACAACAGCGGGGCAACCGACGCAAACATTCTACGCATGCGCGGCGTGCCCACCGCCAGGGTCGGGATGCCGAAAGTGGCTGCGGTGCCGGATGGTTCGAGCATCGACTTCACGCGCGGCATGAACCTGGTCGACGTCCGGGAGATGGCGCGGTTGGCAGAGATTCTGATCCGGACCGTGTTCCTTCTCCCTTCGAAAGCCGACAGTGCCCGGACGGAATGA
- a CDS encoding IclR family transcriptional regulator, translated as MLGKTRLILEAFRLDDDSLTLTELAQRTQISKASVHRLSRELLEWGMLERSGLEYRLGMRAFELGSRVPRLRVLRDAVRPFMETLHHRTHETVHLAVLDGHEVLYLEKVAGGPTSARPSRIAGRLPLHSTATGKVLLAFGQPKLFNDLLARGPLERVTPATIVLPGMLAEQLRRARSDGYASEREEMTAGYCSVAAPIFGPTGLLLAAVSLTASAARADLPQLAALVKSLSDNVSATGAVN; from the coding sequence GTGCTGGGGAAGACTCGGTTGATTCTCGAAGCATTTCGACTCGACGACGACAGTCTCACGTTGACCGAACTGGCGCAGCGCACACAGATATCGAAGGCATCGGTCCACAGGCTGAGCCGTGAACTCCTCGAGTGGGGAATGCTGGAGCGGTCCGGCCTCGAATATCGCCTCGGGATGCGAGCTTTCGAGTTGGGTAGCCGTGTCCCGAGATTGCGGGTTCTGCGCGACGCCGTCCGGCCGTTCATGGAGACACTGCATCACCGCACTCATGAGACAGTGCATCTGGCGGTGCTCGACGGGCACGAAGTGCTGTACCTGGAAAAGGTCGCCGGCGGTCCCACTTCCGCGCGCCCGTCACGGATCGCGGGGCGGCTTCCGTTGCACTCGACGGCCACCGGGAAAGTGCTGCTCGCTTTCGGGCAGCCGAAGCTGTTCAACGATCTGCTCGCCAGGGGCCCGCTGGAGCGGGTGACACCGGCGACGATCGTCCTACCGGGCATGTTGGCCGAACAACTTCGTCGAGCGCGCTCGGATGGGTACGCATCCGAGCGGGAAGAGATGACCGCGGGTTACTGCTCGGTTGCAGCACCGATTTTCGGGCCCACCGGCCTGCTGTTGGCGGCAGTGTCGTTGACCGCGTCGGCCGCCCGCGCGGACCTGCCGCAGTTGGCCGCGCTGGTGAAGTCGCTGAGCGACAACGTGTCTGCTACCGGCGCGGTCAACTGA
- a CDS encoding enoyl-CoA hydratase/isomerase family protein: MSIEPTGHRYERDGDIVTVVIDHGPINIVDPELIESMITHLPTVLDDPTVRCVVVRGKDRIFVGGANLRVMQRLDPDTYRDMRRWVVVQRLLELAPKPVIAALNGHALGGGAELSLACDLRILHAKALFGFPETDLGIFPGAGGSQRLPRLVGAHRAKRFIIDATKFTAEQALHEGLVDLVAGENFEDVVAREARRLADRPTATIGLVKSVIDRGRHLSIDEAMEVEEQHVLANLELRDAAEGIGSFLDKRAAQFEGR, encoded by the coding sequence ATGAGCATCGAACCGACCGGTCACCGCTACGAGCGCGACGGCGACATCGTCACCGTCGTGATCGACCATGGGCCGATCAACATCGTAGATCCGGAACTCATCGAATCGATGATCACCCATCTTCCCACCGTCCTGGACGACCCGACCGTTCGATGCGTGGTAGTTCGCGGCAAGGACCGAATCTTCGTAGGCGGAGCGAATCTGCGCGTCATGCAACGACTCGACCCCGACACCTACCGCGACATGCGCCGGTGGGTCGTGGTGCAACGCCTTCTCGAGTTGGCTCCCAAACCTGTGATCGCAGCGCTGAACGGCCATGCCCTCGGTGGAGGTGCCGAGTTGTCGCTGGCCTGCGACTTACGAATATTGCACGCGAAAGCCTTGTTCGGATTTCCGGAGACCGATCTCGGGATCTTTCCCGGTGCCGGTGGATCGCAGCGTCTTCCCCGATTGGTGGGCGCACATCGGGCCAAGCGATTCATCATCGACGCCACCAAGTTCACCGCAGAGCAAGCTCTGCACGAAGGGTTGGTCGACCTGGTCGCGGGCGAAAACTTCGAGGACGTCGTTGCCCGCGAAGCACGTCGACTCGCCGATCGTCCGACTGCCACAATCGGGTTGGTGAAGTCCGTGATCGATCGCGGCCGACACCTGTCCATCGACGAGGCTATGGAGGTCGAGGAACAGCACGTTCTGGCCAACCTCGAATTGCGCGACGCGGCCGAGGGCATCGGATCGTTTCTCGACAAGCGCGCTGCGCAGTTCGAAGGTCGTTGA
- a CDS encoding CaiB/BaiF CoA-transferase family protein: MSVPAIRVLDLTDRLGYQAARVFVGLGADVVRVALHENSDSAADQLHWHAGKKVVRHSGSVSDATLIELITEADVVLESGPVPGLRTLALRDTHPSLWTGIVHTVITPFGTSGPRREWLGDDTVITAAGGMAWLCGDAGQAPEPPPREQGTQLAGTHGAIGALLALIARRRTNTGQLVEISAQEAVAATLEIGAISWIHGQTIPGRTSGIYGHVAHRVFRASDGFLAGGYSGSPRMWTDLLAWMVEEGEAEDLADERWQDNDIRWRERAHVDAVVSRFTGRRSARTFAEEARRRALPWAEVANGQALLDNPQLRDRQFFVHSGTKGNYQDVGFGWESPALPRPVRLDEPREVAANEVWTVPRSNPSADAAEEHRGRAEANGVSTTGALNGVRVLDLTWVLAGPYVTKTFAEHGADILKVESYHRKDPTRFSPGMRLRPDAGFDDGGYFLNFNRNKRSIALNLKTEAGQELLRRLAADVDVVVENFSPGVLARWGLDYEQLRKINPRVVLVSMAGTGQTGPWRDAVTFADTLAAMSGLTAETARPDRDPQGLTFGLGDMVAANSAVIGALELLYRGEGGHVDLSQLEAMASHLGSAALESQMAEVVPTDAAARILKCLGEDRWIAVGGGTTPDTLREALTAIGIDAGHDPSDALTRAAATMDADALAERLQGQGIAAYPVRDGRELVDTDAQLRARNFYPTLDHPLAGSVAHEGLVAHLSTTPGALRTAAPLLGQHTDDILVEQLGLTPDELADLHNEGVLS; this comes from the coding sequence TTGTCCGTTCCTGCGATTCGCGTCCTGGACCTCACCGATCGGCTCGGCTATCAGGCCGCGCGTGTGTTCGTCGGCCTCGGTGCCGACGTGGTACGGGTAGCCCTGCACGAAAATTCGGATTCCGCGGCAGATCAGTTGCACTGGCACGCCGGAAAGAAGGTCGTACGCCATTCGGGCAGCGTCTCGGACGCCACGTTGATCGAACTGATCACCGAGGCTGACGTAGTACTCGAGTCCGGCCCGGTGCCGGGGCTTCGGACCCTAGCTCTGCGCGACACGCATCCGTCGCTGTGGACTGGGATCGTGCACACGGTGATCACACCGTTCGGAACTTCGGGACCACGACGAGAGTGGCTGGGCGACGACACCGTGATCACCGCAGCAGGCGGGATGGCGTGGCTGTGCGGCGATGCCGGGCAGGCCCCCGAGCCACCGCCGCGCGAGCAGGGTACCCAGCTCGCCGGCACCCACGGTGCCATCGGAGCACTCCTCGCCCTCATTGCCCGACGTCGAACGAACACAGGTCAATTGGTCGAAATCTCCGCTCAGGAAGCTGTCGCCGCCACACTGGAGATCGGTGCCATCTCGTGGATACACGGCCAGACGATTCCCGGACGCACATCCGGCATCTACGGTCATGTTGCCCACCGAGTGTTCCGGGCGTCCGACGGATTCCTCGCCGGCGGGTACTCCGGATCCCCTCGCATGTGGACGGACCTCCTGGCCTGGATGGTCGAAGAGGGCGAGGCCGAGGATCTGGCCGATGAACGCTGGCAGGACAACGATATTCGGTGGCGCGAGCGAGCACACGTGGATGCAGTGGTGTCCCGCTTCACCGGTCGACGTTCGGCCAGAACGTTCGCCGAGGAGGCCCGCCGCCGAGCATTGCCGTGGGCAGAAGTGGCGAACGGCCAGGCGCTACTGGACAATCCGCAGCTGCGAGATCGACAGTTCTTCGTACACAGTGGAACCAAAGGCAACTACCAGGACGTCGGCTTCGGCTGGGAGTCACCCGCGCTGCCGAGACCCGTACGCCTCGACGAACCCCGTGAAGTCGCGGCAAACGAAGTTTGGACGGTTCCACGATCGAACCCGAGCGCCGACGCCGCCGAGGAGCATCGGGGGCGCGCAGAGGCCAACGGAGTGAGCACCACTGGCGCACTGAACGGTGTCCGCGTTCTCGATCTGACCTGGGTTCTGGCCGGCCCATACGTCACTAAGACATTCGCCGAACATGGTGCCGACATTCTCAAGGTCGAGTCGTACCACCGAAAGGATCCGACCCGCTTCTCGCCGGGGATGAGACTGCGCCCCGACGCCGGGTTCGACGACGGTGGCTACTTCCTCAACTTCAATCGCAACAAGAGAAGCATTGCGTTGAATCTGAAGACCGAAGCAGGCCAGGAGCTCCTGCGTCGGCTTGCCGCTGATGTCGACGTCGTCGTCGAGAATTTCAGCCCGGGCGTCCTTGCACGATGGGGGCTCGACTACGAACAACTCCGCAAGATCAACCCCCGCGTCGTGTTGGTGTCCATGGCCGGGACCGGCCAGACGGGACCGTGGCGCGATGCCGTGACCTTCGCCGACACCCTCGCAGCGATGTCCGGACTGACTGCAGAGACAGCACGGCCCGATCGCGATCCACAGGGGCTGACGTTCGGACTCGGCGACATGGTTGCTGCGAATTCAGCTGTCATCGGCGCACTCGAACTGCTGTATCGCGGTGAAGGCGGCCACGTCGACCTGTCGCAGCTCGAAGCGATGGCGTCACACCTGGGCTCCGCGGCACTCGAAAGCCAAATGGCAGAGGTAGTTCCGACCGATGCTGCCGCACGAATCCTGAAGTGTCTCGGTGAAGACCGATGGATAGCCGTCGGGGGCGGTACTACTCCCGACACACTGCGCGAGGCGCTCACTGCGATCGGGATAGACGCCGGGCACGATCCGTCGGACGCTCTCACTCGTGCAGCCGCGACGATGGACGCCGACGCGCTCGCGGAGCGCCTGCAGGGCCAGGGAATCGCCGCATATCCCGTACGTGACGGTCGCGAGCTGGTGGACACGGACGCACAGCTGCGGGCCCGCAATTTCTACCCCACCCTCGACCACCCCCTTGCCGGATCCGTTGCGCACGAGGGACTCGTGGCACACCTGTCCACGACTCCGGGAGCATTGCGCACAGCGGCACCACTTCTGGGCCAACACACGGACGACATCCTCGTCGAACAGCTTGGTCTCACTCCGGACGAGCTGGCCGACCTGCACAACGAAGGAGTTCTTTCATGA